The following are from one region of the Salvia hispanica cultivar TCC Black 2014 chromosome 1, UniMelb_Shisp_WGS_1.0, whole genome shotgun sequence genome:
- the LOC125201656 gene encoding protein CELLULOSE SYNTHASE INTERACTIVE 1-like, with the protein MKMGSRDRGNMEDPDGTLASVAQCIEQLRQSSSSSQEKEKCLRQLLELINARENAFGAVGSHSQAVPVLVSLLRSGSLAIKIQSAVVLGSLCKENELRVKVLLGGCIPPLLGLLKSNSREGQIAAAKTIYAVSQGGAKDHVGSKIFSTEGVVPALWQQLDKGLKAGNEVDHLLTGALRNLCSSTEGFWPATVQAGGVDVLVKLLTTGQSSTQANVCFLLASMMMEDASICSKILAAEATKLLLKLLGPDNEAPLRAEAASALKSLSAQCKEARREITNANGIPVLINATIAPSKEFMQGEFAQALQENAMCALANISGGLSYVISSLGQSLESCSSPAQVADTLGALASALMIYDSKAEYARASDPEEVEKTLLQQLKPQMPFLIQERTIEALASLYGNGILASRLANSDAKRLLVGLITMATDEVQEELIRSLLILCNNEGALWQALQGREGIQLLISLLGLSSEQQQECAVALLCLLSHENDDSKWAITAAGGIPPLVQILETGSAKAKEDSATILGNLCNHSEDIRACVESADAVPALLWLLKNGRPNGKEIAAKTLNHLIHKSDTATISQLTALLVSDLPESKIYVLDALKSLLCVAPLSDMVREGSAANDAIETMIKILSSLKEETRARSALALAGIFNVRKDLRETNIAAKTLGSVMKLLSSESVTILAEVSRCLAAIFLSVKENRDVAALARGALPTLVVLANSSVLQVAEQAVCALANLLLDNESSEKAISEEIILPATTVLREGSNTSKIHAAAAIARLLRSRQIDSSLTECVNRNGTVLAIVSFLETADSGSVATSEALEALAFLSRSIGDDEKVKPAWAVLAEYPTGITPIVSCIADAAPSLQDKAIEILSRLAQAQPLILGNTIACAPGCISSITRRVISSSDTRIKIGGTALLVCTAKVNYQRVVEDLNGPNMSRSLIHSLVGMLASSESSLAADQASKDIVTISRMTEKESEDDFEKSTSVISGVNIATWFLSILASRDDRSKVEIMDAGAIEVLTDKISDSFSHNSLADYKEDGSIWICALLLAILFQDRDIIRAHATMKVIPVLASLLRTEEGANRYFAAHAVASLVCNGSRGTLLSVANSGAPAGLISLLGCADVDIRDLLELADEFALVHYPDQVALERLFRVDDIRLGATSRKAIPALVDLLKPIPERPGAPFLALGLLNQLATDCPTNQIAMVDSGALEGLTKYLSLGPQDAYEEAATDLLGIMFSTAEIRRHESAFGAVSQLVAVLRLGGRAARYSAAKALENLFSADHVRNAESARQAVQPLVEILSTGLEKEQHAAIAALIRLLNENPAKALAVADVEMNAVDVLCRILSSNYSMELKGDAAELCCVLFGNTRMRSTLAAARCVEPLVSLLVSEYSPAHNSVVRALDKLLDDDQLAELVAAHGAVIPLVGLLYGRNYLLHEAISRALVKLGKDRPACKMEMVKAGVIECVLDILHEAPDFLCAAFSELLRILTNNASIAKGPSAAKVVEPLFQLLTRSEFGPDGQHSALQVLVNILEHPQCREDYTLTSQQAIEPLLPLLDSPASAVQQLAAELLSHLLLEEHLQKDPLTQQVIPPLVRILGSGIPILQQRAVRALVNVSTIWPNEIAKEGGVGQLSSVILHSDPLLPLALWECAASVLSSILQFSSEFYLEVPVAVLVRLLRSGTESTVVGALSALLVLESDDSTSAEAMAESGAIEALLDLLRSHQCEETAARLLEVLLNNVKIRESKVTKAAILPLSQYLLDPQTQGQQARLLATLALGDLFQNEALARTADAISACRALVNLLEDQPTEEMKVVAICALQNLVMYSRSNKRAVAEAGGVQVVLDLISSSDPETSIQAAMFVKLLFSNNTIQEYASSETVRAITAAIEKDLWATGTVNEEYMKALNALFGNFPRLRATEPATLSIPHLVASLKTNSEATQEAALDALFLLRQAWSACPAEVSRAQSIAAADAIPLLQYLIQSGPPRFQEKAEFLLQCLPGTLVVIIKRGSNMRQSVGNASVYCKLTLGNTPPRQTKVVSTGPNPEWDESFAWSFESPPKGQKLHISCKNKSKMGKSSFGKVTIQIDRVVMLGAVAGEYTLLPESKSGPSRNLEIEFQWSNKPQEDQEGQAEVN; encoded by the exons ATGAAAATGGGTTCAAG AGATCGAGGTAACATGGAGGACCCAGATGGAACATTAGCAAGTGTTGCACAATGTATTGAGCAACTGCGGCAGAGTTCCTCATCATCAcaggaaaaagagaaatgctTGAGGCAATTACTTGAGTTAATCAACGCAAGGGAAAATGCTTTCGGTGCAGTTGGATCACATTCTCAAGCGGTTCCAGTTCTCGTATCTCTCCTTCGGTCTGGATCACTTGCGATTAAGATACAGTCTGCTGTAGTGTTGGGTTCTCTGTGCAAAGAGAATGAACTACGGGTGAAAGTATTACTTGGAGGATGTATTCCCCCTTTGCTTGGTCTTCTCAAGTCAAACTCGAGAGAAGGCCAAATTGCAGCAGCAAAGACCATATATGCTGTGTCGCAAGGTGGTGCAAAGGATCACGTCggatcaaaaatattttcaacagaAGGAGTTGTCCCTGCCTTGTGGCAACAATTGGATAAGGGACTCAAGGCAGGAAATGAGGTTGATCACTTACTAACAGGAGCTTTACGGAATCTTTGTAGCAGCACCGAGGGATTTTGGCCAGCAACAGTTCAAGCTGGAGGGGTTGATGTACTGGTTAAACTGCTTACAACAGGGCAATCAAGTACTCAAGCAAATGTATGCTTTCTTCTTGCATCCATGATGATGGAAGATGCATCTATTTGTTCTAAAATATTGGCTGCAGAAGCTACTAAACTGCTCCTCAAGCTACTAGGGCCGGATAATGAAGCTCCACTCAGAGCTGAAGCTGCTTCTGCTCTTAAATCTCTTTCTGCACAATGCAAAGAAGCCAGGCGGGAGATCACTAATGCCAATGGTATTCCTGTTCTAATAAATGCTACAATAGCTCCTTCTAAAGAATTCATGCAGGGCGAGTTTGCCCAAGCTTTGCAAGAGAATGCAATGTGTGCTCTTGCAAACATATCTGGTGGCTTGTCTTATGTCATCTCAAGTCTTGGTCAAAGCCTCGAATCATGTTCATCTCCTGCACAAGTAGCTGACACATTAGGTGCATTAGCTTCTGCTCTGATGATATATGATAGCAAAGCTGAATATGCTAGAGCATCAGACCCAGAAGAGGTAGAGAAGACATTGTTACAGCAGCTCAAACCTCAGATGCCCTTTTTGATCCAGGAGCGTACAATAGAAGCCCTTGCCAGTTTGTACGGTAATGGAATACTGGCAAGCAGACTTGCAAATTCTGATGCAAAGAGGCTGCTTGTAGGTTTGATTACAATGGCAACAGATGAAGTTCAAGAAGAGTTGATAAGATCTTTACTTATTCTTTGCAATAATGAGGGTGCATTGTGGCAGGCCCTTCAAGGTCGTGAAGGGATTCAACTTTTAATATCTCTTCTTGGTCTATCATCGGAGCAACAACAAGAGTGTGCTGTTGCATTACTCTGCCTTCTGTCCCATGAAAATGATGATAGCAAATGGGCTATTACTGCTGCTGGTGGTATTCCTCCACTTGTTCAAATTCTGGAAACTGGGTCTGCTAAAGCCAAAGAAGATTCTGCAACAATCCTTGGTAACCTCTGTAACCATAGTGAGGATATACGTGCTTGTGTTGAAAGTGCTGACGCTGTACCTGCTCTACTCTGGCTATTAAAGAATGGAAGACCCAATGGGAAGGAGATTGCTGCTAAGACTTTAAATCATTTGATTCACAAGTCAGATACAGCAACGATCAGCCAACTCACTGCATTATTAGTCAGCGACTTGCCTGAGTCCAAAATTTATGTGTTAGATGCATTAAAAAGCTTGCTCTGTGTGGCCCCTCTAAGTGATATGGTGCGTGAAGGCAGTGCAGCAAATGATGCAATTGAAacaatgattaaaatattgagCTCTCTCAAAGAAGAGACTCGGGCAAGGTCTGCATTGGCTCTTGCTGGAATTTTTAATGTCAGAAAAGACTTGCGTGAAACTAACATTGCTGCTAAGACTCTTGGATCAGTCATGAAACTTTTGAGCTCTGAATCTGTAACCATCTTAGCAGAAGTATCTCGGTGCCTTGCTGCTATATTTCTCTCAGTTAAAGAGAACCGTGATGTGGCTGCTCTTGCTAGAGGTGCTTTGCCTACGTTAGTGGTGCTTGCTAACTCTTCTGTACTGCAGGTGGCAGAGCAAGCAGTTTGTGCATTGGCCAATCTCCTTTTAGACAATGAATCTTCAGAAAAAGCTATCTcagaagaaataattttaccTGCTACTACAGTGTTGCGTGAAGGCTCAAATACTAGCAAAATCCATGCAGCAGCAGCAATTGCCCGCCTTCTTCGTTCTCGACAGATTGATTCTTCTTTAACTGAATGTGTGAATCGTAATGGAACAGTACTTGCTATAGTTTCTTTCCTTGAAACTGCAGACAGTGGATCAGTTGCTACATCAGAGGCACTAGAGGCACTTGCTTTTCTCTCCAGATCCATAGGAGATGATGAGAAAGTAAAGCCTGCTTGGGCTGTTCTTGCTGAATATCCCACTGGCATCACTCCAATAGTTTCATGTATTGCTGATGCCGCACCATCGTTGCAGGATAAGGCTATTGAAATATTATCTCGGCTCGCCCAGGCTCAGCCCCTAATTCTTGGAAATACTATTGCCTGTGCTCCTGGATGCATTTCATCTATTACAAGAAGGGTGATCAGTTCCTCAGATACAAGGATCAAAATCGGAGGAACTGCACTGCTCGTATGCACTGCCAAAGTCAATTATCAACGAGTAGTTGAAGACTTAAATGGACCTAATATGAGTAGATCACTCATTCATTCTCTTGTTGGAATGTTAGCTTCTTCAGAATCTTCCCTTGCTGCCGATCAAGCTAGCAAGGATATCGTAACTATCTCCAGGATGACcgaaaaagaaagtgaagatgaCTTTGAGAAAAGTACATCGGTCATCAGTGGTGTGAATATCGCTACTTGGTTTCTTTCTATCCTTGCTAGTCGCGATGACCGAAGCAAAGTTGAGATCATGGACGCTGGTGCAATTGAAGTTCTCACCGACAAAATTTCTGATTCCTTTTCGCATAACTCTCTG GCTGATTATAAGGAGGATGGTAGCATATGGATTTGTGCATTATTGTTAGCAATATTGTTCCAAGATAGAGATATCATACGTGCTCATGCAACTATGAAAGTGATTCCGGTACTGGCTAGTTTGTTGAGGACAGAAGAGGGGGCAAACAGATATTTTGCTGCACACGCTGTAGCAAGTCTCGTTTGTAATGGAAGCAGGGGGACTCTTCTCTCGGTTGCAAATTCAGGGGCACCGGCGGGACTCATTTCCTTGCTTGGTTGTGCTGACGTTGATATACGTGACCTTTTGGAATTGGCAGATGAGTTTGCTCTGGTTCATTATCCTGATCAAGTGGCCCTTGAGAGATTGTTCAGGGTTGATGACATCAGGCTTGGCGCTACTTCTCGGAAAGCTATACCAGCGCTAGTGGATTTGCTTAAACCAATTCCAGAACGTCCTGGAGCACCTTTTCTTGCTCTGGGACTTCTAAACCAGCTGGCTACAGATTGCCCTACAAATCAAATCGCTATGGTAGATTCAGGGGCCTTGGAAGGCTTGACGAAGTATCTGTCTCTTGGCCCACAAGATGCATATGAAGAAGCCGCTACCGATTTACTGGGCATTATGTTCAGCACAGCTGAGATAAGGAGACACGAATCGGCATTTGGAGCTGTCAGTCAACTTGTAGCAGTTTTGCGCTTGGGTGGAAGAGCAGCAAGATATAGTGCTGCTAAAGCATTGGAAAACTTATTTTCTGCTGATCATGTAAGGAATGCCGAGTCTGCCAGGCAAGCGGTTCAGCCTCTGGTGGAAATTCTGAGTACTGGTTTGGAGAAAGAGCAGCATGCTGCTATAGCTGCCTTGATCAGACTGCTGAATGAAAACCCAGCGAAGGCCCTTGCAGTTGCTGATGTTGAGATGAATGCAGTTGACGTGCTGTGCAGGATCCTTTCATCGAATTACTCTATGGAGCTTAAGGGAGATGCTGCTGAATTGTGCTGTGTGCTTTTTGGCAACACAAGAATGCGATCCACTTTAGCAGCAGCCCGCTGTGTAGAACCGTTGGTTTCTCTGCTTGTTTCTGAGTATAGCCCAGCTCACAATTCTGTTGTTCGTGCATTAGATAAGCTCCTTGACGACGACCAGCTGGCAGAACTCGTTGCTGCCCATGGTGCTGTCATCCCACTAGTAGGCCTCCTATATGGTCGGAACTATTTGCTTCATGAAGCTATATCAAGAGCTCTGGTTAAGTTGGGTAAAGATAGGCCAGCCTGTAAGATGGAAATGGTGAAAGCTGGAGTAATAGAGTGTGTGCTTGATATCCTTCATGAAGCTCCTGATTTTCTCTGCGCTGCATTTTCTGAATTGCTTAGAATACTCACAAACAATGCAAGCATTGCAAAAGGTCCTTCCGCAGCAAAAGTGGTTGAGCCTCTCTTCCAGTTGCTGACAAGATCAGAGTTTGGACCTGATGGACAACATAGCGCGCTGCAGGTTcttgtgaatattttggagCATCCACAGTGCCGTGAAGATTATACCCTTACGTCACAACAAGCCATTGAACCCCTTCTACCTTTGCTCGACTCTCCCGCTTCAGCAGTACAACAGTTAGCAGCAGAGCTTCTTTCCCATTTGCTGTTGGAGGAGCATCTTCAGAAAGATCCTCTGACACAGCAGGTGATCCCTCCACTGGTACGGATTCTTGGTTCTGGCATTCCTATTTTGCAACAGAGAGCTGTTCGTGCTCTCGTCAATGTCTCAACGATATGGCCAAATGAAATTGCAAAAGAGGGTGGTGTAGGCCAGCTATCGAGTGTCATACTTCATTCAGATCCTCTTCTCCCTCTTGCTTTGTGGGAATGTGCCGCTTCTGTGTTATCTAGCATCCTGCAATTTAGTTCCGAGTTCTATTTGGAAGTACCCGTTGCAGTGCTGGTTAGGTTGCTGCGTTCAGGAACAGAGAGCACTGTCGTTGGTGCTCTGAGTGCTCTTCTCGTGTTGGAGAGCGACGACTCTACAAGTGCTGAAGCAATGGCTGAAAGTGGGGCAATCGAAGCGCTTCTGGACCTTCTCAGAAGTCATCAGTGCGAGGAAACAGCTGCCAGACTACTCGAGGTGTTACTGAACAACGTGAAGATCAGGGAATCTAAAGTTACCAAAGCTGCAATCTTGCCGTTATCCCAATACCTTTTGGATCCTCAAACGCAAGGTCAGCAGGCGAGGTTACTAGCCACCCTCGCCCTAGGTGACCTATTCCAGAACGAGGCTCTTGCCCGAACAGCAGATGCTATTTCAGCGTGTCGTGCATTGGTGAATCTCCTCGAAGACCAACCTACAGAGGAAATGAAAGTAGTAGCTATATGTGCTTTGCAGAACCTGGTTATGTACAGCCGATCAAATAAGAGGGCTGTTGCAGAAGCTGGTGGCGTTCAGGTCGTGCTTGATCTGATCAGCTCTAGCGACCCTGAAACGTCAATCCAGGCAGCTATGTTTGTCAAACTTCTTTTCTCTAACAACACCATTCAAGAATACGCTTCAAGCGAAACTGTGAGAGCTATAACAG CTGCAATTGAGAAAGACTTGTGGGCTACTGGCACGGTAAATGAAGAGTATATGAAAGCTCTGAATGCACTTTTTGGCAACTTCCCCCGCCTTAGAGCAACAGAGCCAGCAACACTAAGCATTCCTCATCTGGTCGCGTCTCTTAAGACTAACTCAGAGGCCACTCAAGAGGCTGCGTTGGATGCGCTATTCCTTCTTAGGCAAGCATGGTCAGCATGCCCAGCTGAAGTTTCTCGAGCGCAATCCATTGCTGCTGCAGATGCAATACCCCTTCTACAGTACCTGATTCAATCAGGGCCGCCACGGTTTCAGGAGAAAGCTGAGTTTCTGCTGCAGTGTTTGCCCGGCACACTAGTGGTCATTATTAAGCGAGGAAGCAACATGAGGCAATCCGTTGGGAATGCTAGCGTATACTGCAAGCTAACCCTTGGAAACACACCCCCTCGCCAAACTAAG GTTGTATCAACCGGTCCTAACCCTGAGTGGGATGAGAGCTTTGCGTGGTCCTTTGAGAGTCCTCCCAAAGGCCAGAAGCTTCACATTTCATGCAAGAACAAGAGCAAGATGGGAAAG AGCTCGTTCGGGAAGGTAACCATCCAGATCGATCGGGTGGTGATGCTAGGCGCAGTTGCGGGCGAGTACACACTGCTGCCAGAGAGCAAAAGCGGCCCGTCCAGGAATCTGGAAATAGAATTCCAATGGTCTAACAAGCCCCAAGAGGACCAAGAAGGCCAAGCTGAGGTAAACTAG
- the LOC125202513 gene encoding uncharacterized protein LOC125202513 — translation MRGGFTRRGRRLALLDDDEENAHEEEIHVEEEELEENDTVSGNGTVKDHPTHDQEGRIFIHLRNDGLLYPSRAVANILKDAFQNIVHPTAFSQAKLDDSCIESYWQEFKAHANIENYNQDLAKSAFHTRCKRKYGNHIYRLKNRKRKPAYFTDALWEDYTKAWNTAASIKVSERCSKNRKQGYEKAPGTHCNGSVSFDVTVEKMIKENNGKMPKFVEFYIRVHTRRGKDSPGELCSQRAIEKMEQVKARADELRAAGEVDPDFDRIYLDLFVKNMKRKQIPGAGQATSIYFADASSSSTGGSGVSTEELQAMREQITIEMRAEQEQRYAELEMQNAALKAELDSQSAERDAALARQKMELRAEFEKENERMLELLLDLTKKVNRISKN, via the exons ATGCGAGGAGGATTTACAAGACGAGGACGCAGGTTGGCTCTTCtcgatgatgatgaagaaaatgCTCATGAGGAAGAAATTCATGTCGAAGAGGAAGAATTGGAGGAAAATGATACAGTGAGCGGAAATGGTACAGTGAAGGACCATCCTACACATGATCAAGAAGGCCGTATATTCATTCATCTCAGGAATGATGGATT ATTGTACCCTTCCAGAGCTGTGGCGAACATATTGAAAGATGCTTTCCAAAATATAGTGCACCCAACTGCATTCTCACAAGCAAAACTTGATGATTCATGCATTGAATCCTATTGGCAAGAATTTAAG GCCCATGCCAATATTGAGAACTATAATCAAGACCTTGCCAAAAGTGCTTTTCACACAAGATGCAAGCGTAAGTATGGCAATCATATCTACAGACtgaaaaataggaaaagaaagCCTGCTTACTTCACGGATGCATTGTGGGAAGACTACACTAAAGCATGGAATACGGCTGCGTCTATCAAGGTTTCCGAGAGATGCTCGAAGAATCGTAAACAAGGATATGAGAAAGCCCCCGGCACACATTGTAACGGATCTGTTTCATTTGACGTTACAGTGGAAAAGATG ATTAAAGAGAATAATGGGAAGATGCCTAAGTTTGTAGAATTTTATATAAGGGTTCACACGCGAAGAGGCAAAGATTCACCGGGGGAGTTGTGTTCGCAGCGCGCCATAGAAAAAATG GAGCAAGTTAAGGCAAGAGCCGATGAGTTGCGGGCTGCTGGGGAAGTAGATCCAGATTTTGATCGCATTTACCTTGACCTTTTTGTGAAGAATATGAAGAGAAAACAAATTCCCGGAGCTGGACAGGCCACAAGCATTTATTTCGCTGATGCTAGCAGTTCGTCCACTGGGGGCTCAGGCGTTAGCACGGAAGAGTTACAAGCAATGCGAGAACAAATCACAATTGAGATGCGCGCGGAGCAGGAGCAGCGATATGCGGAGCTGGAGATGCAAAATGCAGCGTTGAAAGCGGAGCTGGATAGTCAAAGTGCAGAGCGTGATGCTGCTTTAGCGCGTCAAAAAATGGAGTTACGCGCTGaatttgagaaagaaaatgagaggATGTTAGAACTATTGTTGGATCTTACTAAAAAGGTTAACCGAATTAGTAAAAACTGA
- the LOC125191878 gene encoding agamous-like MADS-box protein AGL66 gives MGRSKLPIKKIENTTNLQVTFSKRRYGLIKKAYEIAVLCDIDLTLIMLSPSGRLSHFSGRKRVEDVIYRYINLSDRDRGGIIANREQIVNTLTKIKTEKDLAMQSAATPGSDTEEIQKEIQNLQREVAETQKELRVFEPDLDMFTSVGDFELCEVRLKEALRRVMQRKRNLMNKVGQQSSYQDTIQQINTVVQYITEAHTNGAKPLLENDDDQGMELANIEHINFGLDACSATLRKQSSPTMYESVSQTSGNENAQTVEGCSNNVVSNDAFQQFHSSKNHYTSLLQPENSTHFKDVLEGSNETLAGLDEHRMFLPSSELHL, from the exons atgggaCGAAGCAAGCTCCCCATCAAGAAAATAGAGAATACCACCAATCTCCAAGTCACATTCTCCAAACGTCGATACGGCCTCATTAAAAAGGCCTATGAAATTGCAGTTTTATGTGATATTGATCTCACTTTAATCATGCTCTCCCCTTCCGGCAGACTCAGCCATTTTTCCGGTAGGAAAAG AGTTGAGGATGTGATATATCGTTACATTAATCTCTCCGATCGTGATAGAGGAGG GATTATTGCAAATAGAGAG CAAATAGTGAATACATTaacgaaaataaaaactgaaaagGATCTAGCTATGCAAAG TGCCGCAACTCCTGGCTCTGATACTGAG gAAATACAAAAAGAGATTCAAAATTTGCAAAGAGAAGTTGCGGAAACTCAGAAAGAACTTAG AGTGTTCGAGCCAGATTTGGACATGTTTACGAGTGTAGGAGACTTCGAACTCTGCGAAGTGAGGCTCAAGGAAGCCCTGCGCCGCGTCATGCAAAGAAAG AGGAATCTCATGAACAAAGTAGGCCAGCAATCAAGTTACCAAGACACCATACAG caaataaatacagttgtacaatatataaccGAAGCACATACAAATGGAGCGAAGCCCTTGCTGGAGAACGACGACGATCAAGGAATGGAGCTTGCTAATATTGAGCACATTAATTTCGGGTTGGATGCATGTTCCGCTACTCTAAG GAAGCAATCATCGCCAACGATGTATGAGTCCGTTTCTCAGACAAGTGGAAACGAGAATGCCCAAACCGTTGAAGGATGTTCGAACAATGTTGTGAGCAATGATGCTTTTCAACAGTTCCATTCGTCGAAGAACCACTACACTTCTTTATTGCAGCCAGAGAACTCCACTCATTTCAAG GACGTACTAGAAGGTTCGAACGAAACTCTAGCCGGACTAGACGAACATAGGATGTTCTTACCATCAAGTGAACTTCATCTATAA
- the LOC125202590 gene encoding heavy metal-associated isoprenylated plant protein 23-like → MGVSGTLEYISEMMRNKHKRKKQLQTINLKVRMDCDGCELKVKNALSSLSGVKSVEINRKQQKVTVTGYVEQGKVLKKAKSTGKKAEIWPYVPYNLVAQPYAPQAYDKKAPPGFVRKVEYSAVKLDDPYTAMFSDDNPNACSLM, encoded by the exons atgggtgTATCAGGAACATTAGAATACATTTCAGAGATGATGagaaacaaacacaaaagGAAGAAGCAATTACAAACCATAAACCTCAAGGTTAGAATGGACTGTGATGGCTGTGAGCTCAAAGTCAAGAATGCCTTGTCTTCTCTCTCTG GAGTAAAGTCTGTGGAGATAAATAGGAAGCAGCAGAAGGTGACGGTGACGGGGTATGTAGAGCAAGGCAAGGTGCTCAAGAAGGCAAAATCGACAGGAAAGAAGGCGGAGATTTGGCCGTACGTGCCCTATAATCTGGTGGCGCAGCCCTACGCGCCCCAAGCTTATGACAAGAAGGCGCCCCCTGGCTTCGTTAGAAAAGTCGAGTACTCCGCCGTGAAGTTGGACGATCCCTACACGGCTATGTTTAGCGACGACAATCCAAATGCATGCTCCCTCATGTAG